From a single Artemia franciscana chromosome 9, ASM3288406v1, whole genome shotgun sequence genomic region:
- the LOC136031112 gene encoding zinc finger protein 718-like yields the protein MVQLDVEGLLSLSPNVLKATLGVKCSEIVCGFCFKTESHVHSVYGTILFNPSECCVELECQDDGTPNSPDVKCISEEINDISNGVMTVDDSDNNTLYFFQSEIGEPVECEVESSEIDTSMPTSSSNFYEADHEAVDYISIKKEIIEGKDLLNNPPKKIHELKKVDFFNGQKCQGFLEELQSKNVIRKHVNKKPQNEYICEVCSYSFSRKTRLRLHRASIHGLDVERIVCEICGNISPTTEHHAYHMRSKHSEQSSICPHCGKAFSHKKTLNKHIKYHLNLPSEPMAVCEICGVKIRKSCMNDHTRRHTDKQYVNQCQKCGLVCSSLKKLRKHRNTHRFVVMFKKNENGNT from the coding sequence atggtTCAGCTTGATGTAGAAGGTTTACTTTCCTTAAGCCCTAATGTTTTGAAGGCAACTTTAGGTGTGAAATGTTCTGAGATAGTCTGTGGGTTTTGCTTCAAGACTGAGTCTCATGTGCATAGTGTCTATGGTACCATTCTTTTCAATCCAAGCGAATGTTGCGTAGAACTGGAATGCCAAGACGATGGAACTCCTAATTCCCCTGATGTTAAATGTATTTCTGAAGAAATCAATGATATTAGCAACGGAGTTATGACAGTTGACGACAGTGATAACAATACCCTATACTTCTTTCAATCTGAAATTGGTGAACCGGTTGAATGTGAAGTGGAATCTAGTGAGATAGACACATCGATGCCTACTAGTAGTTCAAACTTTTATGAAGCAGATCACGAAGCTGTAGATtatatttccattaaaaaagaaatcatagaAGGCAAGGATTTGCTAAACAATCCACCGAAAAAGATTCATGAGCTAAAAAAAGTGGACTTCTTTAACGGTCAAAAGTGCCAAGGTTTTCTTGAGGAGTTGCAATCAAAGAATGTTATTAGAAAGCATGTGAATAAAAAACCTCAAAATGAGTACATTTGTGAAGTTTGCTCTTATTCCTTCAGTCGTAAGACTAGATTGAGATTGCATCGAGCTTCTATTCATGGCCTTGATGTCGAGCGCATTGTGTGTGAAATTTGTGGAAACATATCTCCAACAACTGAACACCATGCGTATCATATGCGGTCAAAGCACAGTGAACAGTCTTCCATTTGTCCACATTGTGGGAAGGCATTCTCGCATAAGAAGACTTTGAACAAACATATCAAATATCATTTAAACCTTCCCTCTGAACCAATGGCAGTGTGTGAAATATGTGGAGTTAAAATTCGGAAATCCTGTATGAACGACCATACAAGACGACATACCGATAAACAATATGTTAATCAGTGCCAAAAATGTGGTCTAGTATGTTCTAGTCTCAAGAAGTTGCGAAAACACAGGAATACACATAGATTTGTTGTGATGTTCAAGAAAAACGAAAATGGGAACACTTAA